CCGGAAGTAAAACAAGCTCTTCAAGCATACAATGTTATATCTGAACGCATCAAGACGGCAAGATTAATTTCAAAATTCCGCAAAATATTCAATGTACAATGCTACGCGCCAAGCGAATCCGATGATGACGAAACAAAGGATCAATTCTATTCCCAACTCGACTCTGTGACACGCTCTCTACCAAAAGGAGACATTAAACTTgttatgggagattttaatgccaaggtaggcaataacaacaataatctacaatcaatCATGGGAATGAAAGGACTTGGCCATACCAGGAATGACAATGGCGACAGATTGGTTGATTTCTGCGCATGAAACCGGCCCTTTATTGGAAgcacaaattacccaaaattggaAACACCTGTAATCATAACGAAcacgtaaagggtgatttttttgaggttaggattttcatgcattagtatttgacagatcacgtgggatttcagacatggtgtcaaagagaaagatgctcagtatgctttgacatttcatcatgaatagacttactaacgagcaacgcttgcaaatcattgaattttattaccaaaatcagtgttcggttcgaaatgtgttcattcaccgtaacgttgcgtccaacagcatctttgaaaaaatacggtccaatgattccaccagcgtccaaaccacaccaaacagtgcatttttcgggatgcatgggcagttcatgaacggcttctggttgctcttcactccaaatgcggcaattttgcttatttacgtagccattcaaccagaaatgagcctcatcgctgaacaaaatttgtcaaatttcgaaccgaacactgattttggtaataaaattcaatgatttgcaagcgttgctcgttagtaagtctattcatgatgaaatgtcaaagcaaactgagcatctttctctttgacaccatgtctgaaatcccacgtgatctgtcaaatactaatgcatgaaaatcctaacctcaaaaaaatcaccctttacttatcaGCAAACACTTTCCGATAACTGTAACTGAGTAGCGGTCAGTCCAAGTAACTGAGTAGCggccattccccaaaacacccccaaaaccggacatgtttgccgactatggaaatatggggctcaaatgtaaggtatttgggagtagaccacgaatgtgatttcaatattcgggaccaactatctaagggacgtcccacccgcataacaacccccaaata
This Stomoxys calcitrans chromosome 2, idStoCalc2.1, whole genome shotgun sequence DNA region includes the following protein-coding sequences:
- the LOC131994704 gene encoding uncharacterized protein LOC131994704; this encodes MDQGGYHFIFQVMKSIRQMVGILLWPEVKQALQAYNVISERIKTARLISKFRKIFNVQCYAPSESDDDETKDQFYSQLDSVTRSLPKGDIKLVMGDFNAKSTLQITICNNLDCYTEMIGECQ